The Echeneis naucrates chromosome 23, fEcheNa1.1, whole genome shotgun sequence genome has a segment encoding these proteins:
- the gpr37b gene encoding prosaposin receptor GPR37b, protein MQILQLRTLFVLLAHAHVLLSLRNNGEARTKEDGNAGPYSARTFHGSLRESHQNKARDRAFSAGYATGASSAELQAQRAITKGTLNSTHPWKRVITGETRRFGHNKRDLNRTVTPVEDPDAVSHGDQTRHRNKRIKLNGVLSSTRTTAGGHYNAAKSSSMGRGDGGGGPEEGDRHKRGTKDEQKKGWKRGRSRPNKSAVLLAQPHASPWEPIPKPAALTSTDLPFDLFTRRPEFFTFREENPWDATPITPPSSQDFGDEIKNPFYPVTSETYGAYAITCVSGVIFLVGIAGNIAILCIVCQNYYMKSISNSLLANLAVWDFVLIFFCLPMVVFHELTKSWLLGEFTCKVVPYVEVASLGVTTFTLCALCIDRFRAATNVQMYYEMIENCTSTTAKLAVIWIGALLLALPELLIRQLVAEDTGIPDEPPVERCIIRISTSLPDMLYVLGLTYEGARLWWCFGCYFCLPTLFTIGCSLVTARKIRRAEQASVRSNKKQIRLESQMNCTVVALAIVYGACVVPENICNIVSAYMAAGVPEHTMSVLHLLSQLLLFCRAAVTPALLLLLCRPLGRAFLDCCCCCCCCNHAPSSATASDDNEHECTTELELSPFSTIRRELSNYTPAGSNC, encoded by the exons ATGCAGATTCTGCAGCTCAGGACGTTATTTGTGTTACTGGCCCATGCACATGTGTTGTTATCTCTGAGAAATAATGGAGAGGCGCGAACTAAAGAGGACGGCAACGCCGGCCCTTACTCTGCCAGGACTTTCCACGGGTCACTGCGGGAGAGTCACCAAAACAAAGCCCGGGACCGTGCGTTCTCGGCGGGATATGCCACAGGTGCGTCCTCGGCGGAGCTGCAGGCACAGCGGGCGATCACCAAAGGGACCCTTAACTCCACCCACCCCTGGAAAAGGGTCATCACGGGAGAAACGAGACGATTTGGTCACAACAAACGGGACTTGAATAGGACAGTGACACCCGTGGAGGATCCCGACGCCGTCTCACATGGGGACCAGACGCGCCACCGTAATAAGAGGATAAAGTTGAATGGCGTTCTGAGTAGTACGAGGACGACAGCAGGTGGACACTACAATGCGGCTAAGTCCTCTTCAATGGGCCGGGGGGACGGAGGAGGGGGACCCGAGGAGGGGGACAGGCACAAGAGAGGCACAAAAGACGAGCAGAAGAAAGGCTGGAAGAGGGGGAGAAGCCGGCCGAACAAAAGCGCCGTGCTCCTGGCTCAACCTCACGCCTCGCCGTGGGAACCCATCCCCAAGCCGGCGGCCCTCACCTCCACCGACCTGCCCTTTGACCTGTTCACCAGGAGGCCCGAGTTCTTCACCTTCAGGGAGGAGAACCCCTGGGACGCCACGCCAATCACCCCACCGAGCTCGCAGGATTTCGGGGACGAGATCAAGAACCCCTTTTATCCGGTGACCAGCGAGACTTACGGCGCTTACGCGATCACGTGCGTGTCCGGGGTGATCTTCCTCGTTGGGATCGCGGGCAACATCGCCATCCTGTGCATCGTGTGCCAGAACTACTACATGAAGAGCATCTCCAACTCTCTGCTGGCTAATCTGGCCGTCTGGGATTTTGTGCTCATCTTCTTCTGCCTGCCCATGGTGGTGTTCCATGAACTGACCAAGTCCTGGCTGCTGGGGGAGTTCACCTGCAAAGTGGTGCCATATGTGGAG GTGGCGTCTTTGGGTGTGACCACCTTTACACTGTGTGCCCTGTGCATCGACCGCTTCCGTGCAGCCACCAATGTCCAGATGTACTACGAGATGATAGAGAACTGCACATCTACAACCGCCAAGTTAGCCGTGATCTGGATCGGTGCCCTTCTCCTGGCCCTCCCAGAACTCCTCATTCGCCAGCTGGTGGCAGAAGACACGGGAATCCCAGACGAGCCTCCTGTTGAACGCTGTATCATCAGGATATCCACCTCGCTTCCTGACATGCTCTACGTGCTGGGCCTGACATACGAGGGAGCTCGGCTGTGGTGGTGTTTCGGGTGCTACTTCTGCCTGCCCACCCTCTTCACCATTGGGTGCTCGTTGGTAACGGCGCGCAAGATCCGGCGTGCAGAGCAGGCCAGTGTGCGCAGCAACAAGAAGCAGATCCGGCTGGAGAGCCAAATGAACTGCACCGTTGTGGCGCTGGCAATCGTCTACGGTGCGTGTGTGGTGCCTGAGAACATCTGCAACATAGTTTCCGCGTACATGGCAGCTGGCGTCCCCGAGCACACCATGTctgtcctccatcttctctcccAACTGCTGCTCTTCTGTCGGGCTGCCGTGACACCGGCGCTGCTCCTTCTCCTGTGTCGCCCGCTGGGCAGGGCCTTCCTcgactgctgctgttgctgctgctgctgtaaccaCGCGCCCTCCTCGGCCACGGCAAGCGACGATAACGAACACGAGTGCACCACCGAGCTGGAGCTGTCGCCGTTCAGCACCATCCGCAGGGAACTGAGCAACTACACACCTGCCGGCTCCAACTGCTAA